A window from Eubalaena glacialis isolate mEubGla1 chromosome 1, mEubGla1.1.hap2.+ XY, whole genome shotgun sequence encodes these proteins:
- the PCBD1 gene encoding pterin-4-alpha-carbinolamine dehydratase has protein sequence MAGKAHRLSAEERDQLLPNLRAVGWNELEGRDAIFKQFHFKDFNRAFGFMTRVALQAEKLDHHPEWFNVYNKVHITLSTHECAGLSERDINLASFIEQVAVSMT, from the exons ATG GCTGGCAAAGCACACAGGCTAAGTGCTGAGGAGAGGGACCAGCTGCTGCCAAACCTGCGGGCCGTGGGGTGGAACGAGCTGGAAGGCCGGGATGCCATCTTCAAGCAGTTCCATTTCAAAGACTTCAATCGG GCTTTTGGCTTCATGACAAGAGTGGCTCTTCAGGCTGAGAAATTGGACCACCATCCTGAATGGTTTAACGTGTACAACAAG GTCCACATCACCCTGAGCACTCATGAGTGTGCGGGCCTTTCAGAACGGGACATAAACCTGGCCAGCTTCATCGAGCAAGTAGCAGTGTCCATGACATAG